A stretch of uncultured Campylobacter sp. DNA encodes these proteins:
- the gmhB gene encoding D-glycero-beta-D-manno-heptose 1,7-bisphosphate 7-phosphatase, giving the protein MDKTKLKTQPQKALFLDRDGVINEDAGYVYRREDFVFKEGIFAALREFAQAGYALVVVTNQSGIGRGYYTLEQFDELCGFMLGELAKEGVKIEKIYFCPHAPETLCGCRKPEPGMLLKAANELNIDLARSIMIGDKDSDVQAGQSAGVGVNLKLDDRLKSVAEALEFLKKEGKI; this is encoded by the coding sequence ATGGATAAAACAAAGCTTAAAACGCAGCCGCAAAAGGCGCTATTTCTTGATCGCGACGGCGTGATAAACGAGGATGCGGGCTATGTTTATAGACGCGAGGATTTCGTTTTTAAAGAGGGCATTTTTGCCGCTTTGAGGGAGTTTGCACAGGCGGGCTACGCGCTAGTCGTGGTGACGAATCAATCAGGCATCGGACGAGGCTACTATACGCTAGAGCAGTTTGACGAGCTTTGCGGCTTTATGCTGGGTGAGTTAGCAAAAGAGGGCGTAAAGATAGAGAAAATTTACTTTTGCCCGCATGCGCCGGAGACTCTTTGCGGTTGCCGTAAACCGGAGCCAGGCATGCTATTAAAGGCCGCAAACGAGCTAAACATCGACCTTGCGCGCTCAATCATGATAGGCGATAAGGATAGTGACGTGCAAGCGGGGCAAAGCGCTGGCGTGGGGGTAAATTTAAAGCTGGACGACCGGCTAAAAAGCGTGGCCGAGGCGCTAGAGTTTTTAAAAAAAGAAGGAAAAATATGA
- the rfaD gene encoding ADP-glyceromanno-heptose 6-epimerase, with the protein MKDIKKVVITGAAGFIGSNLAHYFDENLKDVEVLAVDKFRSDEKFSNGNLKSFGHFKNLLGFSGEIYEGDINCAKTLAMIEKFAPGAIFHEAAISDTTVTEQGELMRTNLNSFKDLLDICEKTGARMIYASSGATYGNAKSPQRVGECEAPNNVYGFSKLKMDDLGRKYAKKGVAVVGLRYFNVYGAREFYKNKTASMVLQFGLQILSGKNPRLFEGSDKIKRDFVYIKDIVQANLLALNAPSGVYNAATGTARSFQEIVDILQRELGSNLPCEYIPNPYARSYQFHTQADIEPTKKALGYEPKFSLEEGIKDYVAEIKRIYEEEINA; encoded by the coding sequence ATGAAAGATATAAAAAAGGTCGTAATAACGGGCGCTGCGGGCTTCATCGGCTCAAATTTGGCGCATTATTTCGACGAAAATTTAAAAGACGTAGAAGTGCTCGCCGTGGATAAATTTAGAAGCGACGAGAAATTTAGCAACGGCAATCTAAAAAGCTTCGGGCATTTTAAAAATTTGCTCGGATTTTCTGGCGAAATTTACGAGGGCGACATAAACTGCGCAAAGACGCTAGCTATGATCGAGAAATTCGCCCCTGGCGCAATCTTTCACGAGGCGGCGATCTCGGATACCACGGTAACCGAGCAAGGCGAGCTAATGAGGACTAATCTAAATAGCTTTAAAGACCTGCTAGATATCTGCGAAAAAACGGGCGCGCGCATGATATACGCAAGCTCCGGCGCCACGTACGGTAACGCAAAAAGCCCGCAAAGAGTCGGCGAATGCGAAGCGCCGAATAACGTCTACGGCTTTTCAAAGCTAAAAATGGACGATCTGGGTCGAAAATACGCCAAAAAGGGCGTAGCGGTCGTGGGGCTGAGATACTTTAACGTCTACGGCGCGAGGGAGTTTTATAAAAACAAAACCGCCTCGATGGTGCTGCAGTTCGGTCTACAAATTTTGAGCGGGAAAAATCCGCGCCTCTTTGAGGGTAGCGATAAAATCAAGCGCGACTTCGTCTATATAAAAGATATCGTGCAGGCCAATTTGCTCGCCCTAAATGCGCCAAGCGGCGTGTATAACGCGGCTACCGGCACGGCAAGAAGCTTCCAAGAGATCGTAGATATCTTGCAGCGCGAGCTAGGGTCGAATTTACCTTGCGAATACATCCCAAACCCGTACGCGCGCTCATATCAGTTCCATACGCAAGCAGACATCGAGCCGACTAAAAAGGCGCTGGGATACGAGCCTAAATTTAGCCTGGAAGAGGGCATAAAAGACTACGTGGCCGAGATAAAAAGGATATACGAGGAAGAGATAAATGCGTGA
- the rfaE1 gene encoding D-glycero-beta-D-manno-heptose-7-phosphate kinase — MREVRALVAGDLMLDHYIWGSCERISPEAPVQVVKIKNETKRLGGAGNVVLNLLSLGAKVGVMSVLGDDETGDEIERILLEQGARPEFIKREIGRTSSIKSRVMATHQQVVRIDKESVEAVTCEDELAANFARALESYDVALLSDYGKGVLTPSLCQKLIKACADAGKPVLIDPKGADYSKYKGATLLTPNKKEAGEAVGFKIENDEQLFTALNLLKNELNLTHSLITISEEGIALLEDAQAVKFPALAKEVFDVTGAGDTVLATLGVMLGAGEDIKKAIETANLAAAVVVAKVGSATASFEEINELVRRKNAAGFEEKIKSADELAATLANRGEKRLVFTNGCFDILHAGHVSYLAKAREFGDILVVGLNSDASVRALKGHTRPVNAQADRATVLAALGAVDYVTIFDELTPLNLIEKLRPDVLVKGADYEGKEVVGSSIVKDVRLVEFVAGKSTSATIKRIKSED, encoded by the coding sequence ATGCGTGAAGTACGTGCTTTAGTCGCGGGCGATCTGATGCTAGATCACTACATCTGGGGCAGCTGCGAGCGTATCTCGCCCGAAGCTCCCGTGCAGGTGGTAAAGATAAAAAACGAAACCAAACGTCTAGGCGGAGCGGGCAACGTGGTGCTAAATTTGCTTTCATTAGGCGCAAAAGTCGGCGTCATGAGCGTGCTAGGCGATGACGAAACGGGCGACGAGATAGAGCGGATCTTGCTAGAGCAGGGCGCTAGACCTGAGTTTATCAAGCGCGAGATCGGACGCACGAGCTCGATAAAAAGCCGCGTGATGGCGACGCATCAGCAAGTCGTGCGCATAGATAAAGAAAGCGTCGAGGCCGTAACGTGCGAGGACGAGCTGGCGGCAAATTTCGCCCGCGCGCTGGAGAGTTACGACGTCGCGCTGCTATCTGACTACGGTAAGGGCGTGCTGACGCCGTCGCTGTGCCAAAAGCTGATAAAAGCATGCGCGGATGCGGGTAAGCCCGTGCTAATCGATCCAAAAGGCGCGGACTACTCGAAATATAAGGGCGCTACGCTACTAACGCCCAATAAAAAAGAAGCGGGCGAGGCAGTGGGCTTTAAAATAGAAAACGACGAGCAGCTTTTTACGGCGTTAAATTTGCTAAAAAACGAGCTAAATTTGACACATTCGCTAATCACGATCTCGGAGGAGGGCATCGCGCTTTTAGAGGACGCTCAGGCGGTTAAATTTCCCGCTCTGGCAAAAGAGGTCTTTGACGTCACTGGCGCTGGAGATACGGTGCTAGCGACGCTGGGCGTGATGCTGGGTGCTGGCGAAGATATAAAAAAGGCGATCGAGACGGCAAATTTAGCCGCCGCAGTCGTCGTAGCTAAGGTCGGCTCAGCGACGGCTAGCTTTGAGGAGATAAACGAACTCGTGCGCCGTAAAAACGCGGCCGGCTTCGAGGAGAAAATCAAAAGCGCGGACGAACTGGCCGCGACGCTGGCAAACCGCGGCGAAAAGCGGCTGGTTTTTACAAACGGCTGCTTTGATATCTTGCACGCGGGACACGTGAGTTATCTCGCTAAGGCGCGGGAATTTGGCGATATACTAGTCGTCGGACTAAACTCAGACGCATCGGTGCGCGCGCTAAAAGGCCACACTCGCCCCGTAAACGCGCAGGCTGATCGCGCTACCGTGCTAGCGGCGCTTGGGGCGGTTGATTACGTGACGATATTTGACGAGCTAACGCCTCTAAATTTGATCGAAAAACTACGCCCCGACGTGCTCGTAAAGGGTGCGGACTACGAAGGTAAAGAAGTCGTCGGCAGCAGCATCGTAAAAGACGTGCGGCTAGTGGAGTTCG